A portion of the Micromonospora vinacea genome contains these proteins:
- a CDS encoding thioredoxin domain-containing protein, with product MNRLVDATSPYLLQHADNPVDWWPWSDEAFAEAKRRDVPVLISVGYAACHWCHVMAHESFENAQVGALMNDNFVSIKVDREERPDVDAVYMTATQAMTGQGGWPMTVFATPDGTPFFCGTYFPRPNFVQLLQSVATAWREQREAVLGQGAAVVEAIGGAQAVGGPTAPLDAPLLDAAATKLASEYDATNGGFGGAPKFPPHMNLLFLLRHHQRTGDTGSLEITRHTAEAMARGGIYDQLAGGFARYSVDAHWTVPHFEKMLYDNALLLRVYTQLWRLTGDPLARRVARDTARFLADELHRPGQGFASALDADTEGVEGLTYAWTPAQLVEALGEEDGRFAADLFTVTEQGTFEHGMSVLKLARDVDDAAPEVRARWQQVVGRLLAARDTRPQPALDDKVVAAWNGLAITAIAEFQQVAAVYASPQDEDANLMDGVTIVADGAMRQAAEHLATVHLVDGRLRRVSRDGKVGEPAGVLEDYGCVAEAFCALHQLTGEGRWLTMAGELLDTALAHFAAPGGAFYDTADDAERLVARPADPTDNATPSGRSALIAGLVAYSALTGETRYREAAEAALGTVAPIVGKHPRFTGYAAMVGEALLSGPYEIAVVTDDPAGDPLVTAARRHAPPGAVVVAGRPDQPGVPLLADRPLVEGRSAAYVCRGFVCQRPVTSVEDLVAELG from the coding sequence GTGAACCGACTCGTCGACGCCACCAGCCCGTACCTGCTCCAGCACGCCGACAACCCGGTCGACTGGTGGCCCTGGTCGGACGAGGCGTTCGCCGAGGCGAAGCGGCGGGACGTTCCGGTGCTCATCTCGGTGGGCTACGCGGCCTGCCACTGGTGCCACGTCATGGCGCACGAGTCGTTCGAGAACGCGCAGGTCGGCGCCCTGATGAACGACAACTTCGTGTCGATCAAGGTGGATCGTGAGGAGCGCCCGGACGTGGACGCGGTCTACATGACCGCGACCCAGGCGATGACCGGCCAGGGTGGTTGGCCGATGACCGTCTTCGCCACCCCGGACGGCACCCCGTTCTTCTGCGGCACCTACTTCCCGCGACCCAACTTCGTCCAGTTGCTCCAGTCGGTCGCCACCGCCTGGCGGGAGCAGCGCGAGGCGGTCCTGGGCCAGGGCGCCGCAGTGGTCGAGGCGATCGGCGGCGCGCAGGCCGTGGGCGGCCCCACCGCGCCGCTGGACGCCCCGCTGCTCGACGCGGCGGCCACAAAGCTGGCCAGCGAGTACGACGCCACGAACGGCGGGTTCGGTGGCGCGCCGAAGTTTCCGCCGCACATGAACCTGCTCTTCCTGCTGCGCCACCACCAGCGCACCGGCGACACGGGCAGCCTGGAGATCACCCGGCACACCGCCGAGGCGATGGCCCGGGGCGGCATCTACGACCAGCTCGCGGGCGGCTTCGCCCGGTATTCGGTGGACGCGCACTGGACGGTGCCGCACTTCGAGAAGATGCTCTACGACAACGCGCTGCTGCTGCGGGTCTACACCCAGCTGTGGCGACTCACCGGGGACCCGCTGGCCCGCCGGGTGGCCCGGGACACCGCCCGGTTCCTCGCCGACGAGCTGCACCGGCCGGGGCAGGGGTTCGCGTCCGCGCTGGACGCCGACACCGAGGGCGTCGAGGGGCTCACCTACGCCTGGACGCCCGCCCAACTCGTCGAGGCGCTGGGCGAGGAGGACGGCCGGTTCGCCGCCGACCTGTTCACCGTCACCGAGCAGGGCACCTTTGAACATGGCATGAGCGTTCTCAAGCTTGCCCGGGACGTGGACGACGCCGCGCCCGAGGTCCGTGCCCGGTGGCAGCAGGTGGTCGGGCGGCTGCTCGCGGCCCGGGACACCCGCCCGCAGCCGGCCCTCGACGACAAGGTGGTGGCCGCCTGGAACGGCCTGGCGATCACCGCCATCGCCGAGTTCCAGCAGGTCGCCGCCGTGTACGCCTCCCCGCAGGACGAGGATGCCAACCTGATGGACGGCGTCACCATCGTCGCCGACGGGGCGATGCGCCAGGCCGCCGAACACCTGGCCACCGTGCACCTGGTGGACGGCCGGCTGCGCCGGGTCTCCCGGGATGGCAAGGTCGGCGAGCCGGCCGGTGTCCTGGAGGACTACGGCTGTGTGGCCGAGGCGTTCTGCGCGCTGCACCAGCTCACCGGCGAGGGCCGTTGGCTCACAATGGCCGGCGAACTGCTGGACACCGCCCTGGCGCACTTCGCCGCGCCCGGTGGCGCCTTCTACGACACCGCCGACGACGCGGAGCGGCTCGTCGCCCGCCCGGCCGACCCGACCGACAACGCCACCCCGTCCGGCCGGTCGGCGTTGATCGCCGGGCTGGTGGCGTACTCGGCGTTGACCGGGGAGACGCGCTACCGGGAGGCTGCCGAAGCGGCCCTCGGGACTGTCGCGCCGATCGTCGGTAAGCACCCCCGGTTCACCGGGTACGCGGCCATGGTCGGCGAGGCGTTGCTGTCCGGGCCGTACGAGATCGCCGTCGTCACCGACGACCCGGCCGGCGACCCCCTGGTGACCGCCGCCCGCCGGCACGCGCCGCCCGGAGCGGTGGTCGTCGCGGGGCGCCCGGACCAGCCGGGTGTGCCGCTGCTCGCCGACCGTCCGCTGGTCGAGGGGCGGTCCGCCGCGTACGTCTGCCGGGGTTTCGTCTGCCAGCGGCCGGTCACCTCGGTCGAGGACCTGGTCGCCGAACTGGGCTGA
- a CDS encoding 5-(carboxyamino)imidazole ribonucleotide synthase, with translation MDSRTGLPVVGMVGGGQLARMTHQAAIALGQSLRVLATAPDDGAALVAADVQYGDHTDLSALRTFAKGCDVVTFDHEHVPSEHIRTLAAEGVPLYPPADALLHAQDKQVMRERLTELGAPNPAWRPVGEPADLVGFGEQVGWPVVLKAARGGYDGRGVWMVDDAAQASELATTLLAGGTRLIVEERVPLRRELAVQVARSPFGQVAAYPVVETVQRDGINVEVLAPAPGLDEELAVSAQQLAIDLATALGVIGLLAVELFEVRDDAGRPAIVVNELAMRPHNSGHWTIEGARTSQFEQHLRAVLDYPMGDTALTAPVVVSANVLGGEPGGMSIDERLHHLFAAEPGAKVHLYGKQVRPGRKIGHVTVLGDDLDDLRARAARAARWLREGHE, from the coding sequence ATGGATTCCCGTACCGGTCTGCCAGTTGTCGGCATGGTGGGTGGCGGCCAGTTGGCCCGGATGACCCACCAGGCCGCGATCGCCCTCGGCCAGTCACTGCGTGTGCTCGCGACCGCCCCCGACGACGGTGCGGCGCTGGTCGCCGCCGACGTCCAGTACGGCGACCACACCGACCTGTCCGCCCTGCGCACCTTCGCCAAGGGCTGCGACGTCGTCACGTTCGACCACGAGCACGTGCCCTCCGAGCACATCCGCACGCTGGCGGCGGAAGGGGTACCCCTCTACCCGCCGGCGGACGCGCTGCTGCACGCCCAGGACAAGCAGGTCATGCGGGAACGCCTGACCGAGCTGGGTGCGCCCAATCCGGCCTGGCGGCCGGTCGGCGAGCCCGCCGACCTCGTCGGCTTCGGCGAGCAGGTCGGCTGGCCGGTGGTGCTGAAGGCGGCCCGGGGTGGCTACGACGGCCGGGGCGTCTGGATGGTCGACGACGCCGCCCAGGCCAGCGAGCTGGCGACCACGCTGCTCGCTGGCGGCACCCGGCTGATCGTCGAAGAGCGGGTGCCGCTGCGGCGGGAGTTGGCAGTGCAGGTGGCCCGTTCGCCGTTCGGTCAGGTGGCCGCGTACCCGGTGGTCGAGACCGTGCAGCGCGACGGCATCAACGTCGAGGTGCTGGCCCCGGCGCCCGGCCTGGACGAGGAGTTGGCGGTCTCCGCGCAGCAGCTCGCCATCGACCTGGCCACCGCCCTCGGTGTGATCGGCCTGCTGGCCGTGGAGCTGTTCGAGGTGCGCGACGACGCCGGCCGGCCCGCGATCGTGGTCAACGAGCTGGCGATGCGTCCGCACAACTCCGGGCACTGGACCATCGAGGGTGCCCGGACCTCACAGTTCGAGCAGCACCTGCGGGCGGTGCTCGACTACCCGATGGGTGACACGGCGCTGACCGCCCCGGTGGTGGTGTCGGCGAACGTGCTCGGCGGTGAGCCGGGCGGGATGTCGATCGACGAGCGGTTGCACCACCTCTTCGCCGCCGAGCCGGGCGCCAAGGTGCACCTGTACGGCAAGCAGGTGCGACCTGGCCGCAAGATCGGGCACGTCACGGTGCTCGGTGACGACCTGGACGACCTGCGGGCCCGGGCCGCACGGGCCGCGCGTTGGCTGCGCGAGGGCCACGAGTGA
- the purE gene encoding 5-(carboxyamino)imidazole ribonucleotide mutase — protein MSTVGLIMGSDSDWPTMRAAAEVLDDFGVAYEVRVISAHRTPVAMIEYGRDAADRGLKVIIAGAGGAAALPGMVASVTPLPVIGVPVPLKHLDGMDSLLSIVQMPAGVPVATVSIGNARNAGLLAVRILGASDEGLRAKMATYQQDLEKLVADKEAALHAALR, from the coding sequence GTGAGCACTGTTGGCTTGATCATGGGTAGCGACTCGGACTGGCCGACCATGCGGGCCGCAGCCGAGGTGTTGGACGACTTCGGCGTGGCGTACGAGGTGCGCGTGATCTCGGCGCATCGGACTCCGGTCGCGATGATCGAGTACGGGCGCGACGCCGCCGACCGGGGCCTCAAGGTGATCATCGCGGGGGCCGGGGGTGCCGCCGCGCTGCCCGGCATGGTCGCCTCGGTGACGCCGCTGCCGGTGATCGGTGTGCCGGTGCCGCTGAAGCACCTCGACGGCATGGACTCGCTGCTGTCCATCGTGCAGATGCCGGCCGGTGTCCCGGTCGCCACCGTGTCGATCGGCAACGCCCGCAACGCCGGGCTGCTCGCCGTGCGGATCCTCGGGGCGAGCGACGAGGGCCTGCGCGCCAAGATGGCGACGTACCAGCAGGACCTGGAGAAGCTGGTGGCAGACAAGGAAGCCGCCCTCCACGCCGCCCTCCGCTAG